A window of the Juglans microcarpa x Juglans regia isolate MS1-56 chromosome 5D, Jm3101_v1.0, whole genome shotgun sequence genome harbors these coding sequences:
- the LOC121265342 gene encoding probable leucine-rich repeat receptor-like serine/threonine-protein kinase At3g14840 translates to MAIQAQKVAKTIGLSLKSTLVLLIVLVGVFKLVKAQGGAAGRLPDDEVGALREIATQLGKDDWNFRVDPCLNESSWFTAEADYSSKPAMYNNSIICNCSFPTADGTICHVVSLFLKGQNLSGELPKSLVKLPFLQKLDLTRNYLSGTIPSEWASANLTFMSISVNKLSGPIPSSLGSMTTLVCLSIETNLFSGSVPRELGNLVHLENLILSANNLTGELPLALTNLTKLTELRISSNSFTGKIPDFFRSWKNLQKLEIQASGLYGPIPSSISVLSNLTELRISDLHGEGSKFPLLSNMRGMKRLMLRSCNLSGTIPAYISQMPELQILDLSFNRLGGNVPDFKDQEKLEYMFLTSNLLTGTIPKWIIDRDPRDQLDLSYNNFSESSAGPTCRETLNAFESSLGRDNSNTGECQKNIPCTKDRYSVHINCGGKAITSGNIKYDEDLDPAGPAKFVPPGSEKYWGISASGIFWDTNSTSNVYIANNVSTLRMNSFELYTSARLSPLSLTYYVRCLANGNYSVTLSFAEIVFRENRSFYSLGRRIFDVYIQEKPVLMDFDIENAAQGVDKGVSRTYTAVVSNKVLQIRFHWAGKGTTAAPKRGTYGPLISAISVESDFSPPVKVEIFIVIGAVVSVLFLILMILGILWWKGCIGGRISRDKELRGLDLQTGFFTYRQIKAATNNFNPANKIGEGGFGSVYKGVLLDCTIIAVKKLSSRSNQGNREFVNEIGMISGLKHPNLVRLYGCCVEGSQLFLVYEYMENNSLARALFGPEEYQLNLEWPTRQKICVGIARGLAYLHEESTIKIVHRDIKTTNVLLDGELNPKISDFGLAKLDEEENTHISTRVAGTIGYMAPEYALWGYLTYKADVYSFGVVALEIVAGKNNMKYRPNENYVCLLDWGLVLQRKGDLMELVDPKLGSDFNKEEAIRMIKVALLCTNPSPALRPTMSAVVSMLEG, encoded by the exons ATGGCGATACAAGCTCAGAAAGTAGCAAAGACGATTGGCTTGAGTCTTAAAAGTACGCTCGTATTGCTAATTGTTTTGGTGGGAGTATTCAAATTAGTGAAGGCACAAGGTGGAGCAGCAGGGCGTCTTCCTGATGATGAAG TTGGTGCCCTGCGTGAAATAGCTACACAACTGGGGAAGGATGATTGGAATTTCAGAGTGGACCCATGCCTCAATGAATCAAGTTGGTTCACAGCAGAAGCAGATTACAGTTCCAAGCCAGCAATGTACAACAATTCTATAATCTGCAATTGTTCCTTCCCTACAGCAGATGGTACCATCTGTCACGTGGTTTCACT ATTTCTTAAAGGGCAGAATCTCTCTGGTGAGCTTCCAAAATCTCTGGTAAAGCTGCCTTTCCTACAAAAGCT TGATCTCACTCGAAACTATCTTTCTGGTACAATACCATCCGAATGGGCTTCTGCAAACTTGACATTTAT GTCGATTAGTGTAAATAAGTTATCAGGACCGATCCCAAGCTCCCTGGGAAGCATGACCACGCTCGTATGTTT GAGCATAGAGACCAATCTGTTTTCTGGAAGTGTTCCCCGTGAGCTTGGAAATTTGGTTCACTTGGAGAATCT TATTCTTAGTGCTAATAATCTCACGGGAGAGTTGCCACTCGCTCTCACTAATCTGACCAAATTAACGGAACT TAGGATTAGCAGTAACAGCTTCACCGGAAAAATACCTGACTTTTTCCGTAGTTGGAAAAACCTTCAGAAATT GGAGATCCAAGCTAGTGGTCTCTATGGGCCCATTCCTTCTAGTATTTCTGTCCTTAGTAATTTAACTGAGCT AAGAATTAGTGACCTACATGGTGAGGGTTCTAAATTTCCGCTATTGAGTAACATGAGGGGAATGAAAAGATT AATGTTGAGGAGCTGCAATCTCTCTGGAACAATCCCTGCATATATATCACAAATGCCAGAACTCCAAATTTT AGATCTCAGCTTCAATAGATTAGGAGGAAATGTTCCAGATTTTAAAGATCAAGAAAAGCTGGAATACAT GTTTCTGACAAGCAACTTGCTCACTGGGACTATTCCGAAGTGGATCATAGACAGAGATCCTCGCGA CCAACTAGATCTTTCTTACAATAACTTTTCAGAGAGCTCTGCGGGACCTACTTGTCGAGAAACCCT AAATGCGTTTGAAAGCTCTCTTGGACGGGACAACTC AAATACTGGGGAGTGCCAAAAGAACATTCCTTGCACAAAAG ACCGTTATTCAGTGCATATAAATTGTGGCGGAAAAGCTATCACCAGTGGAAACATAAAGTACGATGAGGATCTGGATCCAGCAGGTCCGGCAAAATTTGTTCCACCCGGGAGTGAGAAGTACTGGGGAATAAGTGCAAGTGGAATATTTTGGGATACTAACAGTACCTCAAATGTATACATAGCGAACAATGTATCAACACTCAGAATGAACAGTTTTGAATTATACACGAGTGCACGCCTCTCTCCCCTTTCTCTCACCTATTATGTGCGTTGCTTGGCAAATGGGAATTATAGCGTGACACTATCCTTTGCAGAGATAGTATTCAGGGAGAATAGATCCTTTTACAGTCTTGGAAGACGGATATTTGATGTTTATATCCAG GAAAAACCGGTGTTAAtggattttgatattgaaaatgCCGCACAAGGGGTTGATAAAGGTGTGTCTAGGACATATACAGCAGTTGTGAGCAATAAAGTTTTACAGATCCGCTTCCATTGGGCTGGGAAAGGGACAACAGCTGCTCCAAAGAGAGGAACGTATGGTCCTCTCATATCAGCCATCTCTGTGGAATCTG aTTTCAGTCCCCCTGTGAAGGTTGAGATATTTATCGTGATTGGAGCTGTAGTATCAGTGCTATTCCTCATTCTTATGATTCTAGGCATTCTTTGGTGGAAAGGATGCATAGGAGGCAGGATATCAAGGGACAAAG AACTGAGAGGATTAGATTTGCAAACTGGTTTTTTCACTTATAGGCAAATCAAAGCTGCCACTAATAACTTCAATCCTGCAAACAAGATTGGGGAAGGAGGTTTTGGATCTGTCTACAAG GGTGTACTGTTAGATTGTACTATCATTGCAGTTAAGAAACTTTCTTCGAGATCAAATCAAGGAAATCGTGAATTTGTGAACGAAATAGGCATGATATCTGGTTTAAAACACCCGAATCTTGTTAGATTGTATGGATGTTGTGTTGAAGGAAGTCAACTTTTCTTGGTGTATGAATATATGGAAAACAATAGCTTAGCACGTGCTTTGTTTG GTCCAGAGGAATACCAATTAAACTTGGAATGGCCTACGAGGCAGAAAATATGTGTTGGGATTGCAAGAGGTTTGGCTTACTTGCATGAGGAATCGACCATAAAAATTGTTCACAGGGACATAAAAACTACAAATGTGCTACTGGATGGAGAGCTTAACCCTAAGATTTCTGACTTTGGTTTGGCCAAGCTCGATGAAGAGGAAAACACCCATATCAGCACCCGAGTTGCTGGAACAAT AGGATACATGGCACCCGAATATGCATTATGGGGTTATTTAACCTACAAGGCAGATGTCTACAGTTTTGGAGTAGTTGCGTTGGAAATTGTTGCAGGGAAAAACAACATGAAATATCGACCAAATGAGAATTATGTATGCCTTCTAGATTGG GGCCTTGTTCTACAAAGAAAGGGTGATCTAATGGAGCTAGTAGACCCAAAGCTAGGCTCCGATTTCAACAAGGAGGAGGCCATTAGAATGATCAAAGTAGCTCTACTTTGCACCAATCCATCTCCAGCGCTTAGACCCACCATGTCTGCAGTAGTAAGCATGCTCGAAGGCTGA